CATTTTTTCTTCAATATCTTTAACAACATTTCTTGATAATATTACTGCTTGATCATCAGTAATTTCTTCTGGTTTAACAATCAATCTTAATTCTCTTCCAGCTTGTATAGCATATGAACTTTCTATACCTTGATGTGAATTTGCTATTTCTTCTAATTGTTCTAAACGTTTTAAGTAATTTGATAATGTTTCACGTCTTGCACCAGGTCTTGCAGCACTTATAGCATCTGCTGCCTGAACTATTATAGCCTCAACAGAAGTTGGTTCAACTTCATTATGATGTGCTTCAACTGCATTAATAACTATAGCATTTTCTTTTGAGAATTTTCTTAAAAACTCTGCTCCATTAATTGCATGTGAACCCTCTTGCTCATGTGAAAATGCTTTACCTATATCATGTAACAATCCAGCTCTTTTAGCATAATCAGCATTAACACCTAATTGTGTAGCAAGGCTAGAGCATAAATGAGCAACTTCAATTGAATGTTGCAATACATTTTGACCAAAAGATGTTCTAAATTTAAGTTTCCCTAAAGTTTTTAAAACTTCTTTAGGCAATGCAGGTATTCCTACTTCTAAAATTGCTTCTTCTGCTGCACTTATCATAGAATTTTCTACTTCAGATTGTGATTTTTCAACTAATTCTTCTATCTTAGTTGGATGTATTCTACCATCTTGTATTAATTTTTCAAGTGTTAATCTTGCAACTTCTCTTCTTACACCATCAAATGATGAAAGTACTACTGCCTCTGGTGTATCATCAATAATTAAATCTACTCCTGTTGCAGCTTCTAATGCCCTTATATTTCTTCCCTCTTTTCCAATTATTCTACCTTTCATTTCTTCACTAGGTAATTGAACAACAGAAATAGTAGCATCTGCAACATAATCTGAAGCAGCTTTATTAATAGCTATTGCAATAGCAGATTTTGCTATTCTATCCTTTTCTCTTTCTAAATTATATTCATAATCTTTAATTAAACGTGCTTTATCATAATCTAATTCATCTTCTAATTTAATTAATATTATTTCTTTTGCTTGTTCTGAAGTTAAACCTGAAATTCTTTCTAATTCTTTTTCTTCTTTTTCTATCATTGAATTTAATTCATTTTCAATTTCAACAATTTTTTCTTTTCTTTCTTCAAGTTTTGCTTCTTTTTCCTCTAATTTATTTGTTCTTAATTCTAAATTTTCTTCTTTTTTAGCAATTCTTTCTTCTTTTATTAAAAATTCTGATTTCATTACTTTAATTTCTTCATCAGCTAATTTTCTTTGTGCTAATAGTTCTTCTTTAATTTTTAAAGTTTCTTCCTTTTTAAATGATTCTATTTCTCTTTCTACATCTTTTTTTGTAGTTTCCAGTTTTCTTTTTAAGTCAAATATTTTTAACTCTAAATCACTATATTCACCATATTTTTTAGTAAATTTACTTTTAGTAATATTAAATCCTACTAAAACTATTAATACTGCAACCAAGATGATTAATGTATAAATAATCATTTTTTCTCCTTTCTTTTTTATTATCATTCAACACTATCAATCATCCATTTGCCATTATATTTTTTCCAGATTACATCAAAATACATTGTTTCTGTTTCATAATTTAATAATAATATAGATTTTGCGGTATTTGTATTTATTATTTCTATCTCTTTTGAAAAAACTATTAAAAATTTTGAAAAATCATATTTTGA
This sequence is a window from Streptobacillus ratti. Protein-coding genes within it:
- the rny gene encoding ribonuclease Y gives rise to the protein MIIYTLIILVAVLIVLVGFNITKSKFTKKYGEYSDLELKIFDLKRKLETTKKDVEREIESFKKEETLKIKEELLAQRKLADEEIKVMKSEFLIKEERIAKKEENLELRTNKLEEKEAKLEERKEKIVEIENELNSMIEKEEKELERISGLTSEQAKEIILIKLEDELDYDKARLIKDYEYNLEREKDRIAKSAIAIAINKAASDYVADATISVVQLPSEEMKGRIIGKEGRNIRALEAATGVDLIIDDTPEAVVLSSFDGVRREVARLTLEKLIQDGRIHPTKIEELVEKSQSEVENSMISAAEEAILEVGIPALPKEVLKTLGKLKFRTSFGQNVLQHSIEVAHLCSSLATQLGVNADYAKRAGLLHDIGKAFSHEQEGSHAINGAEFLRKFSKENAIVINAVEAHHNEVEPTSVEAIIVQAADAISAARPGARRETLSNYLKRLEQLEEIANSHQGIESSYAIQAGRELRLIVKPEEITDDQAVILSRNVVKDIEEKMQYPGQIKVTVVRETRATEYAK